One Mugil cephalus isolate CIBA_MC_2020 chromosome 8, CIBA_Mcephalus_1.1, whole genome shotgun sequence genomic window carries:
- the chek2 gene encoding serine/threonine-protein kinase Chk2, which yields MCPDPRNRPVRLLLSCRTGTSDPTNWTMSEEVPPEGNQPQTQSQTQSTQSTQSTLPMSQSQSQPGSSSSSGPTSASQSSSGSGTVSSVDTIPVTMASVPEEPEPQPWGRLLPMAEGFRSHDCIEDQYLFGRDSRCNYVLSDPHNRERFRIYSKRHFRIYREGSEVFVEDLSNNGTFVDGIPIGQNMKLPLVNNSVLSLSEQRNRVFVFMDLMSDDQSSLPKDLQRKYVLTRQIGTGVCGEVRLAFERSTCKKVAVKIINKKNFQSEGTATRNAQTEIEILKRVDHPCLIKTEDFYQTEDSYYIVLELMEGGELFHRVKSQQQLKESVAKLYFYQMLCAVQYLHSNGIIHRDLKPENILLSSHEDDCLIKVTDFNQSRILEEVLLMRTLCGTPSYLAPEVFTSASTTGYSLAVDAWSLGVLLFVCLSGYPPFHQNFSSLSITDQIISGKFTMVQSKWRNVSDQAKDLVQRLLVVDPSQRMSIEDALQHPWIQDPVMLDTAHRLMYPTHETPSTSGAESRRKRGRDQEDQEDKEDKEDKGDKGDKGEERPAKRRQAPPPATP from the exons ATGTGCCCCGACCCACGGAATCGTCCGGTTCGTTTGTTGTTGAGCTGCAGAACCGGAACCTCAGATCCAACG aACTGGACGATGTCTGAAGAGGTTCCACCAGAGGGGAACCAGCCCCAGACCCAGTCCCAGACCCAGTCCACCCAGTCCACCCAGTCCACCCTGCCCATGTCCCAGTCCCAGTCCCAGCCTGGGTCCAGTTCATCCAGTGGTCCGACCTCGGCCAGTCAGTCGTCCAGTGGGTCTGGGACAGTCAGCAGTGTGGACACCATCCCCGTTACCATGGCGTCTGTCCCAGAGGAGCCCGAGCCTCAGCCCTGGGGACGCCTGCTGCCGATGGCCGAGGGCTTCAGGAGCCACG ACTGCATAGAGGACCAGTACCTGTTTGGTCGAGACTCCCGGTGTAACTACGTCCTCAGTGACCCTCACAACAGAGAGAGATTTAGAATTTACAGCAAGAGGCACTTTAGGATCTACAGG gaAGGTTCTGAGGTGTTTGTGGAGGACCTCAGTAATAACGGGACGTTTGTGGACGGGATTCCGATTGGACAAAATATGAAGCTTCCTCTGGTCAATaactctgtcctctctctgtctgaacAACGGAACAGAG TGTTTGTCTTCATGGACCTCATGTCAGATGATCAGTCCAGTCTCCCCAAAGACCTGCAGAGGAAATATGTTCTGACTCGACAAATCGGGAC gggCGTGTGCGGTGAAGTGCGTCTGGCCTTCGAGAGGTCGACCTGTAAGAAAGTTGCTGTGAAAATCATAAACAAGAAGAACTTCCAGTCTGAGGGG ACGGCAACACGCAACGCTCAGACGGAGATAGAGATCCTGAAGAGGGTCGACCAC CCTTGTCTGATTAAGACTGAGGACTTCTACCAAACTGAAGACAGTTACTACATCGTGTTGGAGCT gatggagggaggagagttGTTCCATAGAGTCAAGTCTCAGCAGCAGCTCAAAGAGTCGGTGGCTAAACTCTACTTCTACCAGATGCTCTGCGCCGTCCAG tatctCCATAGTAACGGGATCATCCACAGAGACCTGAAACCAGAGAACATCCTGCTGTCCTCACACGAGGACGACTGTCTCATCAAG gtgacAGACTTCAACCAGTCGAGGATCCTGGAGGAGGTGCTGTTGATGAGGACTCTGTGTGGAACTCCTTCTTATTTGGCTCCGGAGGTTTTCACCAGCGCCTCCACCACCGGCTACAGTCTGGCTGTCGACGCCTGGAGCCTCGGAGTCCTGCTCTTCGTCTG TCTCTCTGGGTATCCTCCCTTCCATCAGAACTTCAGTTCTCTTTCCATCACAGATCAGATCATTTCTGGAAAATTCACCATGGTTCAGTCCAAGTGGAGAAACGTCTCTGATCAAG cgAAGGACCTGGTGCAGCGTCTCCTGGTTGTGGACCCGTCTCAGAGGATGAGCATCGAGGACGCTCTGCAGCATCCATGGATACAG GACCCCGTGATGTTGGACACGGCTCATAGACTCATGTACCCGACCCATGAAACCCCTTCCACATCAGGAGCCGAGTCCAGGAGGAAAAGAGGACGGGACCAAGAGGACcaagaggacaaagaggacaaagaggacaaagGGGACAAAGGGGACAAAGGGGAGGAGCGTCCTGCTAAACGAAgacaagccccgccccctgccaCTCCATGA
- the entr1 gene encoding endosome-associated-trafficking regulator 1, with protein MSKRSSHKTLIITDDEEVVEQEELNPFSFKEFLRWKNQDPDQDQDQDPDQDQDQDQTHIKEEEEDRWGRSFLSAVDSTSSICTEEEVEEEEEEEETRFSSKPEGAAGGENYEGDDETSMAESGSSYRKRRSQRSSQVQQLQEENECLRRTVRELQRRTQDNERRVSELTEELLQRRRKEEKEAQDLESMVHSVEKNLQLMTRRAVKAESCVSRLRAELQQLQVEAESLRLENNRLKSAESQVVMTMRQNAQMASEYLNKTTSHAHSSIRQLLGEAQTLRLVSQLLQSIDKISTCDSES; from the exons ATGTCCAAACGGAGCAGCCACAAGACTCTGATCATCACAGACG atgaggaggtggtggagcaggaggagctgaaCCCATTCTCCTTCAAAGAGTTTCTACGATGGAAGAACCAGGAcccggaccaggaccaggaccaggacccggaccaggaccaggaccaggaccagacacaCATAAAG gaggaggaggaggacaggtggGGGCGGAGCTTCCTGTCAGCGGTGGACAGTACCTCCTCCAtctgcacagaggaggaggtggaggaggaggaggaggaggaggagaccag GTTCTCATCCAAAcctgaaggagcagcaggaggagagaactaCGAAGGAGACGATGAGACCTCCATGGCTGAGTCTGGCTCCTCctacaggaagaggaggagccagAGGAGCAGCCAGGTGCAACAG CTGCAGGAAGAGAACGAGTGTTTGAGGAGAACCGTCagggagctgcagaggagaacCCAGGATAATGAGCGCAG GGTGTCAGAGCtgacagaggagctgctgcagaggaggcgcaaggaggagaaggaggcgcaGGACCTGGAGAGCATGGTTCACTCTGTGGAGAAGAACCTTCAGCTGATGACG AGACGAGCTGTGAAGGCAGAGAGCTGTGTTTCCAGACTGAGGGCGGAGCTTCAGCAGCTACAG GTGGAAGCAGAGTCTCTGCGGTTGGAAAACAACAGGCTAAAATCAGCTGAGTCTCAGGTCGTCATGACGATGAGACAAAACGCTCAGATGGCGTCTGAATACCTGAACAAGACGACAAGCCACGCCCACTCCTCCATTCG tcagCTGTTAGGTGAAGCCCAGACTCTCCGTTTGGTTTCTCAGTTGCTTCAGTCCATCGATAAAATCTCGACCTGCGACTCTGAATCCTGA